From the genome of Adhaeribacter pallidiroseus:
TGGATAAAATTATGCGCAAATTTGGCCTGAACGGGAAAAGCATTGTGCCGCTTATTTCGGGAGTAGCCTGTGCCGTGCCCGCGGTAATGGCGGCCCGCAACATCGATAACTGGAAAGATCGGATGATTACCATATTCGTGACGCCGCTCATGAGCTGCTCGGCCCGGATACCGGTATACACGGTTTTAATTGCTTTGGTAGTACCCGAAAAGTATTACCTCGGATTTTTAAATTTGCAAGGCATGGTGCTGATGGGGCTCTATTTACTGGGCTTTATTGCGGCGGTACTTTCGGCGTGGGTGATGAAAATAATTTTAAAAACCCGAGAGCGCAGTTACTTTATTATGGAGTTTCCGGTGTATAAAATGCCCCGCTGGAAAAACGTTGGCCTTACCATTATCGAAAAAGTTAAAGCCTTTGTATTTGAAGCCGGTAAAGTAATTATTGCTATATCTATTATTTTGTGGGTAATGGCTTCTTACGGTCCCGGCGAACGCATGGCCGAGGCGGAGCAAACGATACAGCAACAGGCGAAACAATATAACTGGTCGCCCGAAGAAACCGAAATCCGCCTATCTTCCGAAAAATTGGAATCGTCGTACGCCGGCGTATTTGGCCACGCCATTGAACCGGTGATCCGGCCTTTAGGCTTTGATTGGAAAATTGGCATTGCTTTGCTCACTTCTTTTGCGGCCCGCGAAGTGTTTGTGGGAACCATGTCTACGATTTACAGCGTTGGCGATTCTGAAAATATTAAAACCATTAAAGAAAAGCTACTGGCCGAGAAAGACGATGCCGGACAAGTATTCTTTACCCCGGCCCGCGCTTTTTCCTTGCTTATTTTTTACGTGTTTGCCATGCAGTGCATGAGCACACTGGCCGTAGTGTACCGCGAAACCAAATCGTGGCAGTGGCCGGTTATGCAGCTTATTTACATGAGTGGTTTGGCTTATGTTTGCTCGTTTATTGTTTACCAGTTATTTAAGTAATTAGATTAAAATATTAATCATTTTTAAATTTTAGTTAGTCTAGGAGCCGAGTTAAGTAATTTTGTTTGGCTTATTTACTCGTTCAAAGAAGAAATTTAAAAAATCAGATAACTGTGAGGTAAAAACAAAAAGAGGAGCCCATACAAATTATGAGCTCCTCTTTTTAAGTAGTTAAAATATTTTTATTGTTTCTTGATAATCTGCAGCGGTTTAAAACTTTGCCCTTCCGAAACGGCTTTCAGGTAATACATGCCATCTGGTAAAGTAGATAAATCCACCTTTAATTCGCCAGAGCCGGTAACTATAGCCGCTTTTTGCTGGTAGATCTGACTGCCTTTAAAATTAAAGATTTGTACCGTAACATCTGAGACATCCTGGGCTTTAATAGCCACGGTAAACTTACCATTTCCTGGGTTCGGATAAGCGAATACATTAATAGCAGCGGTATCTGAAGAACTGCCGCCTACTACTGTAAAAGTAACTTTTTGCGCCATACCGGCTACTCCGGTGGCATTAATACCGGAATAAGGCGTAACAGTAAGCGTGTGCTTGCCCACCGGAGGTGTCCAGGATCTGTACGTTAACTTTCGGCGGTCGTCGCCGGCTAAAGCGTAAGGCAAATAGTTCTCCGTGGTTTTATTCTTATTTAATTGAAAGACCACACTACCCACCGACATCGGCGAGGTATTGGCCCGGATGTTCAGTTTACGGCCAACTTTATCTAAATCAATAGTGCTGCCATCTTTCACTTCGTTAATATCCTGACCAGTTTCGGCGTTTACTAAAGTAAGATTAGAAACAGCCTGGTAGCCTTTCTGAATGGCTATATCGTCTATAGCCCAGCCCCAACTGGTTAAAAAGCCATCAGAATGTAATCTAAAACGAAAGAAAACGGTGTCGCCGGGCGCAAAAGCATTGAGAATATTAACCGAGTGATTCACGTATAAATCGCTGCTGCCGGCTGCTTCATTATCGAAAGCCTCGCGCCATTTAGCGTTGTAATCAGCGTTATAGCCATCTTCCAACCTTTTCCAGGTAATGCCGTCTTTGGTGCCTTCCACAATTACAAAATCAAAAAAGCCCGAGCTGCCATAAGGAGCCCCAGGATCGCCGGGTTCCACAAGGGCTACATCTTTGTATTGAAAAGTAGCATTTTTATCGGCCACAATAATGGGCGTTTTTAGCTGGTACGTAGAATCAGTACTTACCGTATAAGGATGTTTAGAATGGATAGCTGCATTGGAAAAGCCTGGTTCTTGGCGAACAGAGAAACCCGGACCAAAAAAGTCAGTAGAAGCTTTATTGAAGTTATTGGTATAAACGTAAGCGGGAGGAATATTAAAGAAATCAATGGATTTAGCTGTAGATACTAATCTTTTACCGTTCAGGAACGAGGTGAAGTACACTTCGGTAGGGCCGGCCTGGTTATAGGTAAACTGAAAAACTGTATCCAATACAGCGGTTTTACCTAATTTTTTAAATCGTTTATCGTTGATGTAAACAACCGTAGAATCGTAGCGATTTCTTAAAGAAGCATCTACTACCAATTTACCATTTACTGCCACTCGTAAAGCATTTAAATAAGGCACAAACACTACTGTTTGCTCTACCTCCGGAATAGTGGCCGACCAAATTCCGCGACCGTGGGTAGCTACTACTACCTGGTCGTCAACAATTTTTAATTCCCAAATAGAAACATTAGGCAATCCGTTTTTAGCTAAAGCCCAGTTTTTACCCCCATTCGTGGAAGTTACTAATCCAATTTCGGTACCTGCCCAAATAATGTTGGGATTATGCGGCATTACCAAAAGGCTGTAAACGGCTACGTCCGGAAAGCCATTGCTGCTTTTATTGTTTTTGCTAAAACCGGAGATATCATTCCAGGTCTTACCTAAGTTGCTCGTTTTTAAAATTTTTGGAGAGCCCGCAATAGAAAACAAGGCAAAGGCGGTAGAGTCTTCGGTGGGGTGGGTAGCCAATCCGGTTAAGCGGCCTAAAACCGCATCGGGATAATTGCTGGTGGCTTTAAAGCTTTTGCCTCCGTTGGTGGATACATGCACGCGGCCCGCGCTGCCAATGGAGTGGCCGGCCCAAATATATTGCGGGTTGTTTTCTGATACTTTTACATCACCGGCCAAACCGTTATAATCCCATAATTCCGAGATTGGCGTGAGTTTCCAGTTAGCTCCAAAATTATCCGACACCCATACGCCAGAAGCGCCAATAGTGTACAGTACATCCGGATTAGACGGGTTCGTAGCCACTTGGGTAATAAAAGGACCCCGGTCGTCAACATCGGTAAGTCCACCACTAGCCGCGGACCAAGTAGCACCGCCATTTACCGACCGGTAGAAGCGGTTATTGTAAATAGAACCAAGAATTTTGTTTGGATTAAAATAATTCCAGGATACTTCAAAACCATCGCCGCCGAGTTGGGCTACGTAGTTAGAGTTGGCCGAAGCTTGCTTTAAACTGGGCGAACGCCAGGTACCATTATCCTGGGTGCCCCCAATATATTCGTCGGCTTTGGGTTTTTTATCTACCCCGTAAAACTGGGTGGTATTGTAGCCATCGCCCGCAAAAATCCAGGAATTTTGCGCATATCCTGGGTCCGTATCGGGTTTAGATACGTACACTCCACCGTCGTTAGCGTCTAAAATTTTAAAAATTTTGCCCGCTGTATCGGTATTTATAAAAACCAGATTATGATGGTCCGGGTGCACATAGGCGTTTTTGCCACCAAATTCGTTGTAAGAGTCGCTGATGTTTTGAGTAATCCGGAGCCGGGTAGTTAACTGCGCATTGTTAATAACCAGTTTAGATTCCGGTAATTTATTAGGGTTCCAGGTGGCACCGTCGCGTAAAATAGGCCAGAGCAAATACATATTGTTATACTGGTGTCCGCCATTCTGCGCAATGTTTTTGTTTGATTTTTCGGCGTAAGGCGTTGTGTGAATAAAAATATATTCGCGGCGCTCTACAGTACCTTTATTTTCTAATAAATTAAATTTGCCGTCTTCCTGCTGGTCCCGGAACGAAACCATTAGTTGTTTTTTATTAGTTATATCCCAGACTTCAAAAGGAACTTCTACGTAATCGCGGTATTTAAAATCGGCGGCCGGTACCCCGGCTCCTCGGCCATCTACGGTAAAGCGGTGCGCTTTCTGAGCTTTGCCGGGGCCAAATCGTAGCTCCACACTTACAAAATCGGCAGCGGGCACTGTTCCTAGCACTAATTTACCGCCAAAAGCTTGGCCACCTAAGTTAACAAAGTCCAGGAACGGCTGGGTATTTATTTCTTCTACGCTGGTGATAATAGGGTCAGGCGTTTTACCAGTACCATTGGTTATCGTCATTTTCCAGAGTTGTACACCACCCAGGTACACTATATTTTTATTATATGGATGTACCCGTAACGTATTATCGTACCAACCTTGGCCCCGGAGCCAGTTTACATTTGCTTTGTTTGCCTCTTCCAATACGAGTTGCCAGTTAGCGCCGCCATCCCTCGACAAATATAAATCCGAACCACTTTGGCTTAACGTTCCTTCGGCCGCAGCATAAAGCCAGGAAGGATCGGTGGGAGCAACGGCTATTTCTACCCGGCCAGCCGGATACATGCCTTTATTAGCCAGAAACCAGGTTTTACCCGCGTCCGTAGATTTAATAACACCAGTGCCATTCACGGAGCCATATTGAATTTTAAAATTATTGGGGTTGGCCACCAATTGCTGAATAGGAGCGGCTAATGCTAAAACCGCAGACCAGGAGCTGCCCCCATCCATGGACCGCATAATCCAGGAGGTAGGGGCGCCAACATTTACCAGGTTATAACTGCCAACACTGGTGCAAGCCAGTAAAACATTCGCATTATCCGGGTCCACGATCAGGCGGTTAATATTTTTAAATTCTTGCTTGCCGGCGGTAGCATTTAATTGTTTCCAGGTTTCCCCCCCATCCGTAGATTTAAAAATACCATCGCCGTTTACAGCATCGGCATTAAAAAAGCCACCTTCGCCGGTGCCCGCATAAATAATGTTGGGGTTGGATCGTGCCATGGCCAGGGTAGTAGTAGCTAAGTTGGGCAAATCCGGTGTTTTGTTTTTCCAGTTACCTCCGGCATCGGTGGTTTTCCAGATGCCGCCGCCGGCTGAGCCCGCGTACCAGATTCGTTCGGGATTGTCCGGGTGGGTGAGCAGGCCGCGGGTGCGTCCGGGTACGTTGGCGGGGCCACGCTCCGACCAGGAGATGTTCATAGCAGTAGCATTAACCTTTGCGGTTGCACTTACTTGCTGTTGAGCCGTGTATAGTTCGGTTAGCTTATAGTTTAACTTATAAGCCGGGGCTTTCTCGCCTTCCCGGGTGCGAATCATTCTTTGGTACTCGGCGTATTTATCTGGTTTATCCGATTTTACATATCCTTTTTTCCGGCGCTCCCGTTTGCGGATTTTTTCTAATAATTTTATTTCGGCAGGAGTGTATTCTGTTTTGTGCTTTACCAACGTTTCTTCGTCAGATGTTAAAACAACTTGCTCCACCGGTACCGAGGAGCTGGAAATTTTGGCGAACGAAGGCTGAGGGGTTGCTTCATTTTCTGTAATTAAACGATACCTGTTTGGTTTGCCGGAAGTTTGGTTTTTTCCTATGGCAGTTAAATTACCGGGCGAGGTAAGCTGGTCCGATTGCCCAGGTTTGCTTTTTAGTAAAAACCAACTAAAAACAACCAGACCCAAAGCAGAAAATAATAAAAGTAAATTTTTCATAGTAAAACAGTTATAAAAGTAAGTTCACTAGTTTAACTCCAGTAACAGGTATTCGGCACTTCTTAAAGCTTTTGAGCACCGGGCACTAATTTTTGCTGTGTTTCAAGATCGTACAAATAATAGTTCTTTGGTTGGTTAAGTTGATTTTGTAAAATTCCTGGAGAGGTTCGTATTTTAAGCTGGGCATTGTTATACCACTCTACCTGGGCATTGGCTATTTGATCTTCGTATAGCAGGCGGTTGTCTTTTAACGCAATTACTAAAAAGCGGAGCAAGTGGGTAATGCCTGGTGCCGCCATGG
Proteins encoded in this window:
- a CDS encoding T9SS type A sorting domain-containing protein, producing the protein MKNLLLLFSALGLVVFSWFLLKSKPGQSDQLTSPGNLTAIGKNQTSGKPNRYRLITENEATPQPSFAKISSSSVPVEQVVLTSDEETLVKHKTEYTPAEIKLLEKIRKRERRKKGYVKSDKPDKYAEYQRMIRTREGEKAPAYKLNYKLTELYTAQQQVSATAKVNATAMNISWSERGPANVPGRTRGLLTHPDNPERIWYAGSAGGGIWKTTDAGGNWKNKTPDLPNLATTTLAMARSNPNIIYAGTGEGGFFNADAVNGDGIFKSTDGGETWKQLNATAGKQEFKNINRLIVDPDNANVLLACTSVGSYNLVNVGAPTSWIMRSMDGGSSWSAVLALAAPIQQLVANPNNFKIQYGSVNGTGVIKSTDAGKTWFLANKGMYPAGRVEIAVAPTDPSWLYAAAEGTLSQSGSDLYLSRDGGANWQLVLEEANKANVNWLRGQGWYDNTLRVHPYNKNIVYLGGVQLWKMTITNGTGKTPDPIITSVEEINTQPFLDFVNLGGQAFGGKLVLGTVPAADFVSVELRFGPGKAQKAHRFTVDGRGAGVPAADFKYRDYVEVPFEVWDITNKKQLMVSFRDQQEDGKFNLLENKGTVERREYIFIHTTPYAEKSNKNIAQNGGHQYNNMYLLWPILRDGATWNPNKLPESKLVINNAQLTTRLRITQNISDSYNEFGGKNAYVHPDHHNLVFINTDTAGKIFKILDANDGGVYVSKPDTDPGYAQNSWIFAGDGYNTTQFYGVDKKPKADEYIGGTQDNGTWRSPSLKQASANSNYVAQLGGDGFEVSWNYFNPNKILGSIYNNRFYRSVNGGATWSAASGGLTDVDDRGPFITQVATNPSNPDVLYTIGASGVWVSDNFGANWKLTPISELWDYNGLAGDVKVSENNPQYIWAGHSIGSAGRVHVSTNGGKSFKATSNYPDAVLGRLTGLATHPTEDSTAFALFSIAGSPKILKTSNLGKTWNDISGFSKNNKSSNGFPDVAVYSLLVMPHNPNIIWAGTEIGLVTSTNGGKNWALAKNGLPNVSIWELKIVDDQVVVATHGRGIWSATIPEVEQTVVFVPYLNALRVAVNGKLVVDASLRNRYDSTVVYINDKRFKKLGKTAVLDTVFQFTYNQAGPTEVYFTSFLNGKRLVSTAKSIDFFNIPPAYVYTNNFNKASTDFFGPGFSVRQEPGFSNAAIHSKHPYTVSTDSTYQLKTPIIVADKNATFQYKDVALVEPGDPGAPYGSSGFFDFVIVEGTKDGITWKRLEDGYNADYNAKWREAFDNEAAGSSDLYVNHSVNILNAFAPGDTVFFRFRLHSDGFLTSWGWAIDDIAIQKGYQAVSNLTLVNAETGQDINEVKDGSTIDLDKVGRKLNIRANTSPMSVGSVVFQLNKNKTTENYLPYALAGDDRRKLTYRSWTPPVGKHTLTVTPYSGINATGVAGMAQKVTFTVVGGSSSDTAAINVFAYPNPGNGKFTVAIKAQDVSDVTVQIFNFKGSQIYQQKAAIVTGSGELKVDLSTLPDGMYYLKAVSEGQSFKPLQIIKKQ